A segment of the Cohnella algarum genome:
AAAGATAAATGCAGCAAGACGAACGGAAACAGAGAGATTGAAGTGAGCATGACCTTTCTTCGCTATAAGGCAGAGGCAAGGGAGAAACTTCGCAGCGAGGAAGGACGAGCGTTATCCGTCCGGCGCATGGTTGAGGTTGAGAGTGTGTTCGGACAAATGAAAAACAATCGAGGATTCCGGCGGTTCCTGCTTCGAGGCTTGCCTAAAGTGAGCCTAGAGGTCGGGTGGCTTTCGCTCGCCCATAACCTGCTCAAGCGAGCGGCAATAAGCCAACAAGCGAAAATGGTCGGCCAGGGATAGAGCGCCCTGACCGACCATTTTTCTTGTAAACTGTGGGGAATAGCTGTCTCACTAAAGATGTTCTCCCTTTTGAGACAGCCTCTTCCGTGTTTTCGGCGGTAACAGGAGGATAATGAGGGGATTTGTCGAACTTCTGGGTACATCGTATGATGCCAGGGGTGACGGTATAGGATGATAGGTTCATTGGGGTGGCTTCGCGGCATGGTGCCGCATACCGTAAGCAGAAAATTGTTTTTGACTTTTTTTATTGCGATGTCCGTTCTTGTCTCGGTTTTCGGCGCTGTTTCATACAGGATTGCCGAATCCAAAATCGTTAACAAAGTGAAAGAAAACGCACTTCAAGCCGCCGAGCAGACGATAAAGCGGTTTGACTTGCGTTTCGCCGCATACGAACAGATGAACTTTCGTCCCACGGACGATCAAGAGATGCAGTTGGATCTGGTCGTAAGCAGCAGGCGGAGCGCAGAGGCACTGCCCTATGATAGCTTACAAGCTTCTACGAGATTGAAGAACGCATTATACGCCATGCGAATGACCGATCCGTTCATCCTTTCGTACACGCTGTACCCGTACGATTTAAAGACGACAGATGACTGGTATGAAGCGATTGTCGAGGGAAACGGAGCAAACGTTTGGCTCGAGACTAAGGAACGGGGGTTCATTTCCCCGCAATACGTCAATGTGTTCGGCGTCGGCAGGGTTCTGAAGGACAATGAAAAAAATAAGCCGCTTCGAATTCTTATTATGGAACTGGATGGACGATTGATCGAAGACGAGATGAAAGCGCTTCAAACAAGCGACCGCAACACCCTTTACATGATCAATACCGACGGCCAGATCGTTCACCTTGCCGGAGAGAGCAACTACGGGATCGGACGCCGATTGCCCTGGTGGGAGATGGCTCCACTCCCTGCCAACGAGAAGGCGACAGCGGTCCAGATGAAGGTCGGCAGGGAGTCCTTCCTGATCGTAACTTGCATCTCACCCAAAACGGGTTGGATATTGGTTAATCAGATCCCGTTAAAGCAGTTGTCAAGAGAAGCGGCGGACATCTGGGTGATGACGGCCGTTATGATCGTCATTTCCGTCATTCTATCCGTCTTAATCGGTATGACCATCGCTCGCCGAGTCGGCAAACCGCTGGCGGAATTAAGCCGCTTGATGCAACGAGGTGAGCAGGGGGATATGAATGTTCGTGCCGAGATGCGAAGCAGGGACGAGATCGGGCAAGTTGCGAACAGCTTCAATAAGATGATCGGACAACTCCGTGAAGCCTTGCTGCTTACCGCCAGAACCGCTCACTTGGAAGCGCAAGTCGAAATGGAGGCCATCCAACGAAAGCATGCGGAGACGTTAAGTCAAAGCGTGATCATACTAAATAAAATCACGAGGATCGAGGACATTGTCCGCATGTCGCTGTCCGGCATCGGAACGATGGCCGGTTGCATATCCGCCGGCGTATTCGCTTATGAACACGGAACTCAACTGCTGCAGGAAACAATCGGCACCGTCTCGGACGGGAGTTATGACAGATGGAAAGATATGCAGAAAAATGAGCAACGATGGGCTGTCGAGGAGGTTCCGAGCGGAGAACGGTGTTACAGCGTAGCGGCCGGATCGCTGCATGTCGGCGTGTTGTTCCGATTCACTTGCGGTCCGAACGACCTACCGAACGAATCGGTACTCGAAGCCCTGTTCACGTATGCCAGTCAAGCGGCGGCGACAATCGAGAACGTCCGGAGATACGAAGAGATGGAACGGCTGGCCACGACGGACGGTCTGACGGGTATCTGGAATCGCAGGCACTTGATGAAGTTGACCGAACTTGCTTTCGAGCAGGCAAGAATCAATCACTCGCCCGTATCGATTCTATTGTTCGATATCGATCGTTTCAAAAGAATCAATGATGAATATGGCCATTCTGCAGGCGACGAGGTGCTGAAACACGTATCGCGGATCGTCTCGAAGCGGCTGCGTCCGGGCAGTATTTTCGGCCGGTATGGCGGGGAAGAGTTTATGATTGTAATGCCCGGCTCGATCCTCGACTTAGCGGGAGTAACGGCCGAAGCGTTGCGAAAAGCGGTCGAATCTTCAACCGTCCAACTGGAAGACACCGAGTTGCGATTCACGGCAAGCTTCGGGGCGGCGGAGTCGGATCCGGGAGAGCCGTTCGCAGCTGTTGTTAACCGCGCGGATTCGGCGCTTTATCAAGCGAAATCGGAAGGACGGAATCGCGTCATCGTTCATCCTAACAGGCCGTCAATCGGAGGGGACCGACATGAACATTAATCGGATATTCGCCGTAACGAGTGTCATCTTGAGCGGCGCCTTGCTCATGGCTGGCGGTTGCTCGTCCTTGGCAGGCAAACAACAACTTACGGTCGCCCCTGAGGAACGAGATGGCGTCGTCAAGCTCCGATTTCTACAAACGAAACCCGAAGCCAAATCGATCTTCGACGAACTGATCTCGGAGTTCGAAGCGGAAAATCCGTCGATCGATATCCTGCAGATCAGCGATTCGGATGCCGAAGGGGTATTGGTAGAGGACTTGTTGAAGCGTATGGTCGCCAAGAACGATGTCCCCGACATTATCGGGATCGGCGCCACGGACACGTTTACCACGTTGGCTCGAACGGGTGTTTTGCAAGACTTAAGCGATCATGAGAAAGCCGGAGAAGTTTTGGATAACTATTCTGAAATCATCCGAAATCAAAGCATGACGGGTCAACTCAACGGGATTGCCTACACTGCTAACGCCAACGGCATTTTGTA
Coding sequences within it:
- a CDS encoding ABC transporter substrate-binding protein; translated protein: MNINRIFAVTSVILSGALLMAGGCSSLAGKQQLTVAPEERDGVVKLRFLQTKPEAKSIFDELISEFEAENPSIDILQISDSDAEGVLVEDLLKRMVAKNDVPDIIGIGATDTFTTLARTGVLQDLSDHEKAGEVLDNYSEIIRNQSMTGQLNGIAYTANANGILYNKRIFTDLGLSVPRTWRSLLETAETLKRNGYVPFYFTLKVR
- a CDS encoding diguanylate cyclase → MGWLRGMVPHTVSRKLFLTFFIAMSVLVSVFGAVSYRIAESKIVNKVKENALQAAEQTIKRFDLRFAAYEQMNFRPTDDQEMQLDLVVSSRRSAEALPYDSLQASTRLKNALYAMRMTDPFILSYTLYPYDLKTTDDWYEAIVEGNGANVWLETKERGFISPQYVNVFGVGRVLKDNEKNKPLRILIMELDGRLIEDEMKALQTSDRNTLYMINTDGQIVHLAGESNYGIGRRLPWWEMAPLPANEKATAVQMKVGRESFLIVTCISPKTGWILVNQIPLKQLSREAADIWVMTAVMIVISVILSVLIGMTIARRVGKPLAELSRLMQRGEQGDMNVRAEMRSRDEIGQVANSFNKMIGQLREALLLTARTAHLEAQVEMEAIQRKHAETLSQSVIILNKITRIEDIVRMSLSGIGTMAGCISAGVFAYEHGTQLLQETIGTVSDGSYDRWKDMQKNEQRWAVEEVPSGERCYSVAAGSLHVGVLFRFTCGPNDLPNESVLEALFTYASQAAATIENVRRYEEMERLATTDGLTGIWNRRHLMKLTELAFEQARINHSPVSILLFDIDRFKRINDEYGHSAGDEVLKHVSRIVSKRLRPGSIFGRYGGEEFMIVMPGSILDLAGVTAEALRKAVESSTVQLEDTELRFTASFGAAESDPGEPFAAVVNRADSALYQAKSEGRNRVIVHPNRPSIGGDRHEH